A single genomic interval of Nerophis ophidion isolate RoL-2023_Sa linkage group LG11, RoL_Noph_v1.0, whole genome shotgun sequence harbors:
- the LOC133562092 gene encoding potassium channel subfamily K member 5-like, which produces MADKGPFLTSCIIFYLSIGAAIFQILEEPNWESARSKYLLQKEDILKKYPCLMKEDLDEILKVVSDAAGQGVSITGNKHHHMWDWGNSVIFAATIVTTIGYGNVAPKTKGGRVFCILYGLCGIPLCLVWISTLGSFFGDRAKRLSQVLIRRGVPVKRVQLICTAIFLLWGLFVHLVFPPLVFRSVEGWSYLEGLYFSFITLTTVGFGDYVAGVNPNIDYPRLYRVLSEIWIYMGLAWLSLFFSWNVNMVVEAHKVFKKRRYERKGKHVETPVDTPKTTVVDIFKFLSEKEEDYSTVIKMIGMTAPKVKAADVFNRSKSCSDILTTSIEMLDHSPRHRGPLSISEVFLNSVGGKKEESQEKCGTGEATESAGSDDTHSDGVSATNESIEFNVAASTTQGGRSQLNESATRFTICKVEEEDLSHDEMG; this is translated from the exons ATGGCTGATAAAGGCCCTTTTTTAACTTCATGTATCATCTTCTACTTGTCCATCGGAGCGGCGATATTCCAGATCCTCGAAGAGCCCAACTGGGAGTCAGCCCGCAGCAAATATCTTCTTCAAAAGGAAGATATTTTAAAGAAGTACCCTTGCCTGATGAAAGAAGATCTGGATGAGATTCTGAAG GTAGTATCGGATGCTGCAGGCCAAGGTGTGTCCATCACAGGGAACAAACACCACCACATGTGGGATTGGGGCAACTCTGTCATCTTTGCTGCAACTATTGTCACAACAATAG GCTACGGTAACGTTGCTCCAAAAACCAAAGGAGGCCGTGTGTTCTGTATCCTGTACGGTCTGTGTGGGATTCCATTGTGTCTGGTGTGGATCAGCACACTGGGTTCGTTCTTTGGAGACCGAGCCAAACGCCTCTCCCAAGTACTGATCCGTAGAGGCGTGCCAGTG AAACGTGTTCAGCTGATCTGCACAGCAATCTTCCTCTTATGGGGGCTCTTTGTGCACCTGGTGTTTCCGCCATTGGTTTTCAGGTCCGTGGAAGGATGGAGCTACTTGGAAGGCCTCTACTTTTCTTTCATAACCCTCACAACTGTTGGATTTGGGGATTATGTAGCAG GTGTGAATCCAAACATTGACTACCCGAGGCTGTACAGAGTGCTGTCAGAGATCTGGATCTACATGGGCCTGGCGTGGCTCTCGTTATTCTTCAGCTGGAATGTCAACATGGTCGTGGAGGCCCACAAGGTGTTTAAGAAGAGACGATACGAACGCAAAGGCAAACACGTGGAGACGCCCGTTGACACGCCAAAAACGACCGTCGTCGACATATTTAAGTTCTTATCAGAGAAAGAGGAAGACTACAGTACCGTCATCAAGATGATCGGAATGACGGCACCAAAGGTCAAAGCGGCCGATGTTTTCAATCGCTCCAAGAGCTGCAGCGACATCTTGACCACCAGCATCGAGATGCTGGATCACTCGCCGCGGCACCGAGGGCCGTTGAGCATCAGCGAAGTGTTTCTGAACTCTGTGGGCGGCAAAAAGGAAGAAAGCCAAGAGAAGTGCGGGACGGGAGAAGCAACAGAGAGCGCGGGTAGCGACGACACACACAGCGATGGCGTCAGCGCCACGAATGAGAGCATTGAATTTAATGTAGCAGCCTCAACAACGCAGGGAGGAAGGTCACAAC